From the Roseibium sp. HPY-6 genome, one window contains:
- a CDS encoding purine-nucleoside phosphorylase, which translates to MSGYGRECADIVRAARKGSYKIGMILGSGLGALAEEVEDAVRIPYGHLTEFPVSTVTSHSSELVAGTLSGVPVVILSGRAHYYESGNPSVMRTPVETLKELGCEVLLATNAAGSLREEVAPGSPMLISDHINWSGKNPLIGEEDEKRFLDLSAAYDAELQAAMKKVAAETGDPIADGVYMWFSGPSFETPAEIRAAKLLGADAVGMSTVPEVIIARFLGLRVAAMSIITNYGAGMQTHALSHDETKSVALKGMERMKQLVRAFVKEVG; encoded by the coding sequence CAAGATCGGCATGATCCTGGGCTCTGGGCTTGGGGCTCTGGCCGAAGAGGTCGAGGATGCGGTTCGCATTCCTTATGGGCACCTGACGGAGTTTCCTGTGTCCACGGTGACCTCCCATTCCAGCGAGCTCGTCGCGGGCACGCTGTCCGGTGTTCCGGTGGTCATCCTGTCCGGACGAGCGCACTACTATGAGTCGGGCAATCCCTCGGTCATGCGAACACCTGTTGAAACACTGAAGGAGCTCGGCTGCGAAGTCCTTTTGGCCACCAACGCCGCCGGGTCTTTGCGCGAGGAAGTCGCGCCAGGTTCGCCGATGCTAATTTCTGATCATATCAACTGGTCCGGCAAGAACCCCCTGATCGGCGAAGAGGACGAGAAACGCTTTCTGGACCTGAGCGCGGCCTATGACGCAGAGCTGCAGGCAGCGATGAAGAAAGTCGCTGCCGAGACGGGCGATCCGATTGCCGACGGGGTCTACATGTGGTTCTCGGGCCCGTCTTTCGAAACACCGGCTGAAATCCGCGCTGCGAAGCTTCTGGGGGCCGACGCTGTCGGCATGTCGACGGTGCCTGAAGTGATCATCGCCCGCTTCCTGGGCCTGCGTGTGGCCGCCATGTCGATCATTACAAACTACGGCGCCGGCATGCAGACGCACGCTCTTTCGCACGACGAAACCAAGTCGGTCGCGCTGAAAGGCATGGAGCGCATGAAGCAGCTCGTGCGCGCATTCGTGAAGGAGGTCGGCTGA
- the deoC gene encoding deoxyribose-phosphate aldolase — MSDRIENAKRALGLVDLTNLNDDCTAEDITKLTGRTVTDHGSVAAVCVWPRFVAQAVKELTGTGVKVATVVNFPQGGEDTGAVVAETEKAIADGADEIDLVMAYKAFADGRKGFAEEQIIRVKAAIPAPAILKVILETGEIRDPLLIHAASNIAIGAGADFIKTSTGKVPVNATLEAAEIMLTAIEEARRDNAERVVGFKPAGGIKTSEDAESYLALADRIMGHNWASSSTFRFGASGLLDALIATIEGNEAAPGQGY, encoded by the coding sequence ATGAGCGACCGGATTGAAAACGCTAAGCGCGCCCTCGGGCTGGTCGATCTGACCAATCTCAACGATGACTGCACGGCGGAAGACATCACCAAGCTTACCGGCCGCACGGTGACGGATCATGGTTCGGTCGCTGCGGTCTGCGTCTGGCCGCGATTTGTGGCGCAGGCTGTCAAGGAACTGACCGGAACCGGCGTCAAGGTCGCAACCGTCGTCAACTTCCCGCAAGGCGGTGAAGACACCGGCGCCGTTGTCGCAGAAACGGAAAAAGCGATTGCGGACGGTGCTGACGAGATTGACCTCGTGATGGCTTACAAGGCGTTTGCTGACGGGCGAAAAGGCTTTGCCGAAGAACAGATCATAAGGGTCAAGGCTGCGATACCGGCACCTGCGATCCTGAAGGTCATCCTGGAGACGGGTGAAATCAGGGATCCGCTTCTGATCCACGCTGCGTCGAACATCGCAATCGGTGCGGGCGCTGATTTCATCAAGACCTCCACAGGCAAGGTGCCGGTCAACGCGACGCTCGAAGCCGCGGAAATCATGCTGACCGCGATCGAGGAAGCACGCCGGGACAATGCGGAGCGTGTTGTCGGGTTCAAGCCCGCCGGCGGGATCAAGACCAGCGAAGATGCGGAGTCCTACCTTGCGCTGGCCGACAGGATCATGGGGCACAATTGGGCGTCCTCATCGACATTCCGCTTCGGCGCGAGCGGCCTCCTGGATGCGCTGATCGCGACGATCGAGGGCAACGAAGCTGCGCCCGGCCAGGGCTATTGA
- the deoA gene encoding thymidine phosphorylase has protein sequence MLPQELIRKKRDGGVLSAEEIAFFVRGLADHSVTEGQVSALAMAVFFKGLTVDERVALTLAMRDSGDVMNWMEVEAPILDKHSTGGVGDNVSLMLAPALAACGAAVPMISGRGLGHTGGTLDKFDSIPGYQTQPDNLLFKKVVRDIGCAVIGQTGNLAPADKRFYAIRDVTATVESIDLITASILSKKLAAGLEGLVLDVKWGTGAFMASLEEARALAESLVLVANGSGLKTTALLTDMNEPLASAAGNAIEMQNAVDFLKGTSVDNRLWDVTVAQGGELLASGGIAPSADVGAEMMREAFDSGKAAEKFAQMVHALGGPVDFLEKSELYLAKAPVQAPIYAETDGTVTAVDARAVGVAVVALGGGRRAAADVIDPSVGLTDLAGIGNSVDADAPLAIVHARSEEEAEQAAIAVRNAYTIGSPVDVADNPSVVDRIAL, from the coding sequence ATGCTGCCGCAGGAACTTATTCGGAAGAAGCGGGACGGTGGCGTCCTCAGCGCCGAAGAAATTGCGTTCTTCGTCAGGGGACTTGCCGACCACTCTGTGACCGAGGGGCAGGTGTCCGCGCTCGCTATGGCCGTGTTTTTCAAGGGCCTGACTGTCGATGAGCGCGTCGCGCTCACGCTCGCCATGCGCGACAGCGGCGATGTCATGAACTGGATGGAAGTCGAAGCGCCGATCCTCGACAAACATTCGACGGGCGGTGTTGGCGACAATGTCTCGCTGATGCTCGCACCGGCACTTGCCGCGTGCGGCGCTGCCGTGCCAATGATTTCCGGTCGCGGTCTCGGCCACACCGGCGGAACGCTCGACAAGTTCGACAGCATTCCGGGTTATCAGACCCAGCCGGACAATCTTCTGTTCAAGAAAGTCGTGCGCGATATCGGCTGCGCCGTGATCGGCCAGACCGGTAATCTTGCTCCCGCGGACAAGCGGTTTTACGCGATCCGGGACGTAACCGCGACGGTGGAAAGCATTGATCTGATCACCGCGTCCATTTTGTCCAAGAAACTGGCGGCCGGTCTTGAGGGCCTCGTCCTGGATGTCAAATGGGGAACGGGTGCATTCATGGCTTCGCTCGAGGAGGCGCGGGCACTAGCCGAGAGCCTCGTCCTGGTCGCCAACGGTTCCGGATTGAAGACGACCGCCCTCCTGACCGACATGAACGAGCCACTTGCATCCGCGGCGGGCAATGCCATCGAGATGCAAAATGCGGTCGACTTCCTGAAAGGAACGTCGGTCGACAACCGCCTTTGGGATGTAACGGTTGCCCAGGGCGGCGAATTGCTGGCGTCCGGCGGCATCGCGCCTTCCGCAGACGTGGGCGCTGAAATGATGCGCGAAGCGTTCGACAGCGGCAAGGCTGCCGAAAAGTTCGCGCAAATGGTGCACGCCCTCGGCGGTCCCGTCGATTTCCTGGAGAAGAGTGAGCTTTACCTGGCAAAAGCTCCGGTACAGGCTCCGATTTACGCCGAAACGGATGGAACGGTCACGGCCGTGGATGCGCGGGCGGTCGGTGTTGCGGTCGTTGCTCTTGGAGGTGGACGCAGAGCAGCGGCGGACGTCATCGACCCCTCCGTCGGCCTGACCGATCTTGCCGGCATCGGCAACTCCGTGGACGCCGATGCGCCGCTTGCGATCGTGCATGCACGTTCTGAAGAAGAGGCTGAGCAGGCAGCAATTGCCGTTCGAAACGCCTATACGATCGGTTCACCAGTCGACGTTGCCGACAACCCCAGCGTTGTCGACCGTATCGCGCTCTGA
- a CDS encoding phosphopentomutase produces MPRAILCVLDSFGIGGAADAEAFGDAGSDTLGHIAEHCAQGKGDRDGLRSGLLQVPNMDRLGLGAAGRLSTGKTIPGLDFAGDPQGLWGYAVEVSNGKDTPSGHWEIAGVPVRFDWGYFPSEIPAFPAELISKISEAAGLDGVLGNKHASGTEIIAELGEAHVETGKPIFYTSADSVIQIAAHEEHFGLERLLKLCETTREFADPYNIGRVIARPFLGETSQTFERTANRRDYSVLPPEPTLLDRLSSDGRTVIGVGKISDIFAHQGVAKVLKGAGNDQLFDKTLEAMEMAGDGDMVFSNFIDFDSLYGHRRDVPGYAAALEHFDRRLPEMIDRMRPGDLLILTADHGCDPTWKGTDHTRENVPVIATGPGLSGRGVGGRKTYADIGESVAEHLGIAQGPHGASFL; encoded by the coding sequence ATGCCAAGAGCAATCCTGTGCGTGCTCGACAGTTTCGGTATCGGAGGCGCTGCGGATGCAGAGGCGTTCGGCGATGCCGGGTCCGATACGCTCGGCCATATTGCCGAGCATTGCGCACAGGGTAAAGGCGACCGGGACGGCTTGCGGAGCGGGCTGCTTCAGGTGCCAAACATGGATCGCCTGGGTTTGGGAGCTGCGGGCCGTCTTTCCACCGGCAAGACGATCCCCGGGCTTGATTTTGCCGGCGACCCGCAAGGCCTGTGGGGCTATGCGGTGGAAGTTTCCAACGGCAAGGATACACCTTCAGGCCACTGGGAAATTGCCGGTGTTCCGGTTCGCTTCGACTGGGGCTATTTCCCTTCGGAGATCCCCGCTTTTCCGGCAGAGCTTATCAGCAAGATCAGTGAAGCCGCAGGCCTGGACGGTGTCCTTGGAAACAAACATGCCTCTGGCACCGAGATCATCGCAGAACTTGGTGAGGCCCATGTTGAAACGGGAAAACCGATTTTCTACACATCCGCGGATTCCGTGATCCAGATCGCAGCCCACGAAGAGCACTTCGGCCTGGAACGGCTGCTGAAGCTTTGCGAAACTACAAGGGAGTTTGCCGACCCATACAACATCGGCCGTGTGATCGCGCGCCCGTTTCTGGGTGAGACTTCGCAGACATTCGAGCGAACCGCCAATCGCCGCGACTACTCGGTCCTGCCGCCGGAGCCGACCTTGCTGGACCGTCTGAGTTCGGACGGGCGCACTGTGATAGGTGTTGGCAAGATATCAGACATTTTTGCGCACCAGGGAGTTGCGAAAGTGCTGAAGGGAGCAGGCAACGACCAGCTGTTCGACAAGACGCTAGAAGCGATGGAGATGGCCGGTGACGGCGACATGGTATTTTCGAACTTCATCGATTTCGACTCGCTCTACGGTCACCGCAGGGATGTGCCGGGCTACGCGGCAGCGCTTGAGCATTTCGACCGGCGGCTTCCTGAAATGATCGACAGGATGCGGCCCGGAGACCTGTTGATCCTGACCGCTGACCACGGCTGCGATCCCACCTGGAAGGGTACGGACCACACGCGCGAGAATGTTCCGGTCATTGCAACAGGACCCGGATTGTCGGGAAGGGGGGTTGGCGGACGTAAAACCTATGCAGATATCGGTGAGAGTGTTGCGGAGCATCTCGGTATCGCGCAAGGTCCCCATGGTGCGAGTTTTCTTTAA
- a CDS encoding adenosine deaminase, translating to MNQNVNVPKAELHCHIEGAAPTNLVKRLAGRHGVDVSEVIDSKGKYVWSDFTSFLKAYDVASSVFKVPADYALLAETYFRMMAAEGAIYGEITISPDHAQAAGLSYRSYVEGLAAGIERAKTETAIEGRMIAIGIRHFGSASVERVVKEVVANPHPLVTGFGLAGDERSGHPANFSRAFRIAADAGLGTTAHAGEFGGPDSVIAAMEFLRVKRIGHGVRAIEDRDLVARLVDEEIVLEVCPGSNVALGVYSHLRFHPVNILRKEGVKITLNSDDPPYFGTTLGKEYTSVADTFGWSFEDQMAVTRTAIEAAFCDTATKKRLLVRLDSANRQDGDS from the coding sequence ATGAATCAGAACGTGAATGTCCCAAAGGCGGAACTGCATTGCCATATTGAAGGCGCAGCTCCAACAAACCTGGTCAAACGTCTTGCCGGCCGACATGGTGTCGACGTCTCCGAGGTCATCGACTCAAAGGGCAAATATGTCTGGTCGGATTTCACCAGCTTCCTGAAGGCTTATGATGTTGCAAGTTCCGTCTTCAAGGTTCCGGCGGACTACGCGCTTCTTGCAGAGACCTACTTCCGGATGATGGCGGCCGAAGGCGCCATCTACGGCGAGATCACGATATCCCCGGACCATGCGCAGGCCGCCGGTCTGTCCTACCGGTCCTATGTCGAGGGTCTGGCAGCCGGAATTGAAAGGGCAAAGACCGAAACGGCGATTGAAGGCCGGATGATCGCTATCGGTATCCGTCATTTCGGATCGGCTTCGGTGGAGCGGGTCGTCAAGGAAGTGGTTGCCAATCCGCATCCCCTGGTTACCGGCTTCGGCCTTGCCGGCGATGAAAGATCAGGACATCCCGCCAATTTTTCCAGGGCATTCCGCATCGCTGCTGACGCGGGTCTTGGAACCACCGCGCACGCCGGAGAGTTCGGCGGACCTGATAGCGTTATTGCGGCAATGGAATTCCTGCGTGTCAAGCGCATTGGCCATGGTGTTCGCGCGATCGAAGACCGTGATCTCGTCGCGCGCCTTGTCGATGAGGAAATCGTGCTGGAAGTTTGCCCGGGGTCGAATGTCGCTCTCGGTGTCTACTCCCACCTCCGTTTTCACCCGGTCAATATCCTGCGCAAGGAAGGGGTCAAGATCACGCTGAACTCGGACGATCCTCCCTATTTCGGCACAACGCTCGGCAAGGAATACACTTCTGTCGCCGATACGTTCGGCTGGTCCTTTGAAGACCAGATGGCGGTTACAAGAACGGCCATAGAGGCCGCATTTTGCGACACGGCCACCAAGAAGCGGCTTTTGGTAAGACTGGACAGCGCGAACCGCCAGGACGGCGACAGCTGA
- a CDS encoding DUF1688 family protein, translating to MEPLNSKLALFKPQEIRRRSDDLLRQAIGSGLKHVQVDMSKLGDTLLTVLETTKENYPDFHIPPYGVWRDFEAGGIDRWAALVNARAYENAGEMLTAAADLAFLSAYMKTMHPLDWVYEDQMTETRVSGKKASALAAFHMFASGSFSSEMTDPYRVDAETLIRMEKDELASGLQWDLQDDADLLEAMQQHLKRLGEALALRSDMFSEGYFTRPGLLMVQMAREDENAVSAEKLLDKLLEALAPVWQGGAALEDITLGDSFLHSSLQDGEPASVFPFHMAAQEMVYSLVEPFAWAGLEVSDLDLLTAPADDAHAALFVQTGVLKIKDGPEAPTEAGVRDRMIEIRAITSALTDKLAELLRRELEVPAEQLPLTCILEGGTSRAGNRILEKSGNETAKLGRYLNPVAVFWLPFGA from the coding sequence ATGGAACCCCTGAATTCGAAACTGGCACTGTTCAAGCCGCAGGAAATCCGGCGCAGGTCTGACGATCTCCTCCGGCAAGCGATCGGCAGCGGTCTCAAGCATGTCCAGGTGGACATGTCGAAACTCGGCGATACGCTTCTGACGGTCCTGGAAACGACCAAGGAAAATTATCCTGATTTTCATATCCCGCCTTATGGCGTCTGGCGCGACTTTGAAGCCGGTGGCATTGACCGGTGGGCGGCACTTGTCAATGCACGGGCGTACGAAAACGCCGGGGAAATGCTGACCGCTGCTGCGGATCTCGCTTTCCTCAGCGCTTACATGAAAACCATGCATCCGCTTGACTGGGTCTATGAAGACCAGATGACCGAAACCAGGGTCTCGGGCAAAAAGGCATCGGCGCTGGCTGCGTTTCACATGTTTGCGTCCGGCTCCTTTTCCAGCGAAATGACGGACCCCTACCGTGTCGACGCGGAAACCCTGATCCGGATGGAAAAGGATGAACTCGCCTCCGGTCTGCAATGGGATCTGCAGGATGATGCGGACCTCCTGGAAGCCATGCAGCAGCATCTCAAGCGTCTGGGTGAAGCGCTGGCGTTGCGCTCGGACATGTTTTCAGAAGGGTATTTCACGCGCCCCGGCCTGCTCATGGTCCAAATGGCGCGGGAAGACGAGAACGCGGTCAGTGCGGAAAAACTGCTCGACAAACTGTTGGAAGCGCTCGCACCGGTATGGCAGGGAGGTGCTGCGTTAGAAGACATCACGCTCGGCGACAGTTTCCTGCATTCGTCATTGCAGGATGGCGAACCTGCTTCCGTCTTTCCGTTCCACATGGCAGCGCAAGAAATGGTCTATTCCCTGGTCGAACCGTTTGCATGGGCCGGACTTGAGGTCAGTGATCTCGATCTCCTGACCGCCCCGGCCGATGATGCGCACGCCGCCTTGTTTGTGCAGACCGGCGTTCTGAAGATCAAGGACGGGCCCGAGGCGCCGACGGAAGCCGGTGTGCGCGACCGGATGATCGAAATTCGTGCGATCACCAGTGCGCTTACAGACAAGCTTGCAGAGCTGTTGCGCCGGGAACTGGAAGTTCCGGCCGAACAACTGCCCCTGACCTGCATCCTGGAGGGCGGCACCAGCCGGGCAGGAAACCGGATTTTGGAAAAATCAGGCAATGAGACCGCCAAACTCGGGCGCTATCTCAATCCGGTGGCTGTTTTTTGGTTGCCGTTCGGGGCGTAG
- a CDS encoding DUF2306 domain-containing protein, whose translation MRPVLIGFTENCALKWQSVACRQFILRVMAILLLLFCLVFAAFMAWKMIFYIAWQFGAQVRDSFPLVYETSMFLKMAAAHPKLPFFAHGIAGTVAMVSGAVQFLMILRGVKSRWHAVLGKTYAVSAIIASTTAIPLAWSLHHDMLLTSIAYSAGAAGWCLATFVAVQTIISGDLERHIAWCIRSYSFLAMVVTARLLLASGAIAGSGDWGFDLIKLQYAVTIVATFFLNWGLGEWIVARVMDRRRKMSAQSAGSSTIARPVTNTAYAVQASRQSRQPNLTIGGRRRVLEVGA comes from the coding sequence ATGCGACCCGTGTTGATCGGCTTCACTGAAAACTGCGCACTCAAGTGGCAAAGCGTGGCCTGCCGGCAATTCATCTTGCGGGTCATGGCCATCTTGTTGCTGCTTTTCTGTCTGGTTTTTGCAGCCTTCATGGCCTGGAAAATGATCTTCTACATCGCGTGGCAATTCGGCGCGCAAGTCCGGGATTCCTTTCCGCTGGTCTATGAAACTTCCATGTTCCTAAAGATGGCGGCAGCGCACCCGAAACTGCCGTTCTTTGCGCATGGTATTGCAGGAACCGTCGCTATGGTCAGCGGCGCTGTTCAGTTTCTGATGATCCTGCGCGGGGTCAAGTCGCGCTGGCACGCAGTACTCGGCAAGACTTACGCGGTTTCCGCTATCATCGCATCGACGACGGCCATCCCGCTGGCCTGGAGCCTTCACCACGACATGCTTCTGACCAGCATTGCCTATTCGGCGGGCGCCGCCGGCTGGTGCCTGGCAACTTTTGTTGCTGTACAGACGATCATATCCGGTGACCTGGAACGGCACATTGCCTGGTGCATTCGCAGCTATTCCTTTCTGGCGATGGTCGTGACCGCACGCCTTTTACTGGCGTCTGGCGCGATTGCAGGATCGGGTGACTGGGGTTTCGATCTTATAAAGCTCCAGTACGCCGTCACGATTGTCGCGACGTTCTTCCTAAACTGGGGGCTTGGCGAGTGGATCGTGGCCAGGGTGATGGATCGAAGAAGAAAAATGTCTGCACAGAGCGCCGGTTCTTCGACAATTGCAAGGCCCGTTACGAATACGGCATACGCCGTCCAAGCCAGCCGCCAATCGCGGCAGCCAAACCTCACAATCGGCGGGAGAAGGCGTGTTTTGGAGGTTGGTGCCTAG
- the upp gene encoding uracil phosphoribosyltransferase — protein sequence MSGANVISHPLVQHKLTIMRDKGTSTQGFRRLLREISTLLCYEVTRDLPIVRQTIETPLAEMQAPMLAGKKLVFASVLRAGNGLLEGMLELVPSARVAHIGLYRDPETLHPVEYYFKAPEDLNERLVIVVDPMLATANSAIAAVQKLKERGANNLRFLCLLAAPEGVAKFNEMHPDVPIYTAAIDEKLNEKGYIVPGLGDAGDRMYGTK from the coding sequence ATGTCCGGAGCCAATGTCATCAGTCATCCGCTGGTTCAGCACAAGCTGACCATCATGCGCGACAAAGGAACATCCACACAGGGTTTCCGCCGGCTGCTGCGCGAAATCTCGACGTTGCTCTGTTATGAGGTGACACGTGATCTGCCGATCGTCCGCCAGACGATCGAAACGCCGCTGGCCGAAATGCAAGCGCCGATGCTTGCGGGCAAGAAACTTGTCTTTGCCTCGGTTCTACGCGCTGGTAACGGACTTCTGGAAGGCATGCTGGAACTTGTGCCGTCCGCACGTGTCGCTCACATCGGTCTTTATCGCGACCCTGAAACGCTTCACCCGGTCGAGTACTACTTCAAAGCGCCGGAAGACCTCAATGAGCGGCTCGTAATCGTGGTTGACCCGATGCTCGCGACCGCAAATTCCGCAATCGCTGCCGTCCAGAAACTCAAGGAACGCGGCGCGAACAACCTGCGTTTTCTCTGCTTGCTGGCAGCCCCTGAAGGCGTGGCGAAGTTCAATGAAATGCATCCTGATGTCCCGATTTACACCGCTGCAATCGACGAGAAGCTGAATGAAAAGGGATACATTGTTCCCGGTCTCGGCGATGCGGGCGACAGGATGTACGGCACCAAGTAG
- a CDS encoding ribokinase, translating into MITVFGSINLDLVVVVRRLPAAGETVSGPDHQTFPGGKGANQALAAKRAGASVTMVGAVGQDAFGALAVANMQHAGVDLAGVRKLPGATGLALIGIDAAGENQIIVASGANARVEAEWVEPILAAGGTLLLQGEVPLAQMQLAVARAKEVGAKVIWNPAPVPEDDFLSCLDAIDTLIVNESEAAEIAGRAGVSADPDTFIANFATSSRSVVVTLGSKGVLAGRGGDRFRCEAPSINAVDTTGAGDAFCGALAASLDKGKPFERALKEGVAAGTLACMATGAQSSAPGKDDIARLADQIV; encoded by the coding sequence ATGATCACGGTCTTCGGTTCCATCAATCTTGATCTTGTCGTCGTCGTTCGACGATTGCCGGCGGCCGGAGAAACCGTCAGCGGGCCCGATCACCAGACCTTTCCGGGCGGCAAGGGGGCAAACCAGGCACTTGCCGCCAAAAGGGCGGGCGCGTCTGTCACCATGGTCGGTGCGGTTGGACAGGATGCCTTTGGAGCACTGGCGGTCGCGAACATGCAACATGCGGGCGTCGATCTTGCCGGCGTTCGCAAGTTGCCAGGCGCAACGGGGCTCGCCCTTATTGGAATAGACGCAGCCGGCGAAAACCAGATCATCGTTGCCAGTGGTGCGAACGCCCGCGTTGAGGCTGAATGGGTCGAGCCGATCCTGGCAGCCGGAGGCACCCTTTTGCTTCAGGGCGAGGTTCCGTTGGCGCAGATGCAGCTGGCGGTCGCCAGGGCCAAAGAGGTGGGCGCGAAGGTCATCTGGAACCCAGCACCGGTGCCGGAGGACGATTTTCTATCCTGTCTCGATGCGATTGATACGCTCATTGTCAATGAAAGTGAGGCGGCGGAGATAGCCGGGCGTGCCGGTGTTTCAGCTGATCCCGACACGTTCATCGCGAATTTTGCAACGTCGTCACGATCCGTCGTTGTCACGCTAGGATCAAAAGGCGTTCTCGCCGGTCGGGGTGGGGACAGATTTCGCTGTGAGGCACCCAGTATCAACGCGGTTGACACGACCGGGGCAGGGGACGCGTTTTGCGGTGCTTTGGCGGCATCCCTGGACAAGGGAAAACCGTTTGAGCGTGCTTTGAAAGAAGGCGTCGCTGCAGGTACGTTGGCGTGTATGGCGACCGGAGCGCAGTCAAGCGCACCTGGAAAGGACGATATCGCTCGCCTTGCAGATCAAATCGTCTGA
- a CDS encoding TIGR02281 family clan AA aspartic protease, translated as MLRYVIILLVLIGLAPIVPSLVEARLNSMDRQDHAEADEEVTSGPRKHRISVDRRGHYVADAYVNGRALDMLVDTGATVTALPKSVARDIGIFLSPSDFKHPIGTANGTVYGARAVIDKLRIGAIRFRNVDAIVLGDESLGVPLLGMSALSQLKRFDISSGTLVLVQ; from the coding sequence ATGTTGCGGTATGTCATCATTCTGCTGGTTCTGATCGGCCTGGCACCTATCGTGCCGAGCCTTGTCGAAGCACGCCTGAATTCAATGGACCGGCAGGACCATGCTGAGGCCGACGAGGAAGTAACTTCGGGACCCAGAAAGCACAGGATTTCCGTCGATCGCCGGGGACACTATGTGGCCGATGCCTATGTGAATGGGCGCGCGCTCGATATGCTTGTTGACACGGGGGCAACCGTGACCGCACTTCCGAAATCGGTCGCCCGGGATATCGGCATTTTTCTGTCTCCGTCGGACTTCAAGCACCCCATCGGCACGGCAAACGGAACTGTTTACGGCGCAAGAGCGGTTATCGACAAGCTCCGCATTGGCGCGATCCGCTTCAGAAACGTTGACGCGATTGTTCTGGGAGACGAAAGCCTCGGCGTTCCGCTTCTCGGCATGTCGGCGCTCAGCCAGTTGAAGCGGTTTGACATATCGAGCGGCACGCTTGTACTTGTTCAATGA
- a CDS encoding phosphomannomutase/phosphoglucomutase has translation MFPKPHPSLPPNTLEYESLPMVKPTGFREYDARWLFEEEINLMGMQALGMGVGTLMHERGIRPDIAVGHDFRGYSASIKMAVVNGLLASGVNVHDIGLALSPMAYFAQFALDVPAVAMITASHNDNGWTGVKMGIDRPMTFGPDEMGRLKEIVLEAAFDLRGGGSYRFVDGFPDVYIKDLTDRPKLKRPIKVVAACGNGTAGAFAPKILEALGADVIPLDAELDHTFPRYNPNPEDMKMLHALRDQVLESGAEVGLGFDGDGDRCGVVDNEGEEIFADKVGVMLARDISALHPGSQFVVDVKSTGLFNTDPVLKANGARTDYFKTGHSYIKRRVNELEAIVGFEKSGHYFFNAPIGRGYDDGLVSAIAILDMLDRNPGKTMADLRRDLPKTWGSPTMSPKCADEIKYDVVERVVSKFRQMKDGGEPIAGRAITDLITVNGVRVVTDDGTWGLVRASSNKPELVVVVESPASEERLHEMFKAVDGVLRENPEVGEYNQTI, from the coding sequence ATGTTTCCAAAACCACACCCGAGCTTGCCGCCCAACACGCTTGAATATGAATCCCTGCCGATGGTGAAACCAACCGGGTTCCGGGAATATGACGCGCGCTGGCTCTTCGAGGAAGAGATCAACCTGATGGGCATGCAGGCGCTCGGAATGGGTGTCGGCACGCTCATGCATGAGCGTGGTATACGGCCAGACATTGCCGTCGGGCATGACTTCCGCGGCTATTCCGCCTCTATCAAAATGGCGGTCGTGAATGGCTTGCTGGCATCGGGTGTCAATGTACACGACATCGGATTGGCACTGTCACCGATGGCCTATTTCGCGCAATTCGCGCTGGATGTACCAGCGGTGGCAATGATCACCGCGTCGCATAACGACAATGGCTGGACCGGTGTGAAGATGGGTATCGACCGGCCGATGACCTTCGGACCCGATGAAATGGGTCGCCTGAAGGAAATTGTTCTGGAGGCGGCTTTCGACCTGAGAGGCGGTGGCAGCTACCGGTTTGTCGACGGCTTCCCGGATGTGTACATCAAGGATCTCACGGACCGGCCGAAACTGAAACGCCCGATTAAGGTGGTGGCTGCTTGCGGCAACGGCACGGCAGGCGCATTTGCCCCGAAAATTTTGGAAGCGCTGGGCGCAGACGTCATACCGCTCGACGCCGAACTCGATCACACGTTTCCGCGCTACAACCCGAACCCGGAAGACATGAAGATGCTTCATGCGCTGCGGGACCAGGTTCTGGAAAGCGGCGCCGAAGTCGGACTGGGCTTCGACGGTGACGGTGATCGTTGTGGCGTTGTCGATAATGAGGGCGAAGAGATATTTGCCGACAAGGTCGGCGTCATGCTCGCACGCGACATCTCGGCTCTCCATCCGGGCAGCCAGTTTGTTGTTGATGTGAAGTCGACCGGTCTTTTCAACACCGACCCGGTTCTGAAGGCCAATGGCGCAAGGACTGACTACTTCAAAACGGGCCATTCCTACATAAAGCGTCGTGTCAACGAGCTTGAGGCAATTGTCGGGTTTGAAAAGTCAGGCCACTATTTCTTCAACGCACCGATCGGGCGGGGGTACGACGACGGTCTGGTCTCGGCGATCGCCATTCTCGATATGCTTGACCGAAACCCCGGAAAGACCATGGCGGACCTTCGGCGGGACCTTCCCAAGACCTGGGGGTCTCCGACTATGTCGCCAAAATGCGCCGACGAAATCAAGTACGATGTCGTCGAACGGGTCGTCTCGAAGTTCCGGCAGATGAAAGACGGCGGCGAACCGATTGCCGGCCGGGCAATCACGGACCTGATCACTGTCAACGGCGTTCGGGTCGTAACTGATGATGGTACCTGGGGGCTCGTCAGGGCCTCTTCGAACAAGCCGGAACTGGTTGTCGTTGTCGAAAGCCCTGCTTCTGAAGAGAGACTGCACGAGATGTTCAAGGCGGTCGATGGCGTGTTGCGCGAAAACCCGGAAGTCGGGGAATACAATCAGACGATTTGA